The Wansuia hejianensis genomic interval GGCCCTGTGCGCAGGACGCTGAAGGAGGCATGTCTCCGGCTGAATGAGCTGGGAGAACGGTATGACGTGCATCTGGCCATCGAGACCGGACCGGAGCCCATCGCCGTCCTCTCCGGTTTTCTTGAGGAAACAGGCTGCCCTTTCATCGGCATTAATTACGATCCGGCCAACCTGGTCATGGTGACCGGAGATGATCCGGTGGCCGGCGTGGCCGCAGCAGGCTCCCGCATCGTCCACACCCATGTGAAGGACGGAAAAATGCTCAAAAAAACCGATCCGGAAATCATCTACCGCTTTCTGGCTGAAGGCGGAATTGAAGATTTCCGGCTCGGTGATTATTTTCAGGAAACGCCTTTGATGGAGGGGCAGGTGGATCTTCCCGCCTGGTACCGCGCCTTAAAAGCCGCCGGCTACACCGGCTATCTCACGATAGAACGTGAAACAGCAGCCGATCCCGGGGACAGTTACCGGGAGATCCTTCGCTGCATCGAGGTCATCCGTTCCTTCAGTGGCTGCTGAACACCAGATCCATCGCAGTCCTCACCGCGGCCTGGCGGATTGTCTCATAGCCGCTGTGGGACTGCTCGATGACCACTTCTCCGCTCTTCACAAAGCGAAACTGTTCGGCAAGAGTCTTTCTCACTTCATCCAGAAAATGCTCCCCCAATGCCATAATCCTCCCCCCGATATGAATGGCCCGGACGTCAAACAGATTCGCAATGCTGAACAGGCCGCAGCAGAGGTTGAAAATATATTCACCCATCACTTTCCGGACGCCTGGATCTCCCGCCTGGTAAAGGCCTGCAGCCTTAGCCAGAGATTCCGCATTGACCTCAGACCCCCAGACGTCTTCATAGGGAAGCTCCACTCCCGCCTGCTCATTCAGATCCCTCAACAGGGCGTTAACCGAACAATACGCTTCCAGGCAGCCCTGATTGGAGCATTTACATTTTCTTCCGTTCCGCTCTATCACAATGTGGCCTGCCTCCAGGGCGTTGCATATTTTAATATCATCGTATTCGTCCTTTAAAATCACGCCTGCGCTGATCCCTTCATCAATATTGATAGCCAGCATATTCGTCCCCGGAACATAGCCCTCAGAAAAGCTTTCCGCCAGAGTCATCATCCGGGTATCATTATCCATGATCACCCGTACCTTGGGGAATCCTTTTCTGATTTTATCCGGCAGATCCCGTTCCAGCAGCTCTGTGGGAATTACGCTGGAAAACAGAATGTGCCCTGTTTCCGCTTCAAAGATTCCCGGGAAAATAATGGAAATAGCCACAAGCCTGCTCAGGGCCACACGCTGTTCGTGCAGCAGCACCCGTATCTCTTCTATGATATCCCGGCTCATCTGGCCGGACTGTTTCATCCGGACAGAACGAAGCTTCCGAAGGCAAAAATCATAAAGGGAACAGATACAGCCATTGCTGACAATCTCTACCGTCACGATGCAGCCGCCTTTTCCGTTTATCTCCAGCATGATCGGTTTTCTGCCCCTGGAACCAGAGCTGCCGGCCCCTGTTTCTACAACCCATTTTTTCTCAAGCAGCTCTTCTACCAGCATGGAGACCGTAGTCGGCGAGAGCCTGGTCCGGCACGCCAGCTCCGCTCTTGAAATCGGCGCTTCTCTCCGTATCATATTCAGCAGAAGCATACTGTTGTGCTCTTTCATCTTCTGTTGTGACTGCGTGTCTTCTCTGGGCATGTCAGCACCCCCTTATATTTTCCGTCCCCCTGGATACAACATATCCGGACAGCCCCGAAGAGGACTGCCCGGATACGTATTTTACAGGATTTTCTAAATCTTTACAAGTCTATTGTGCGTTTCTCGTCATTGGACTGATAGGCAGCCTCAATCACTTTCTGTACATACACAGCGTCAGATGCCGGAACCTCCAGCGGTTTCCCGTTCAGGATTGAATCAGAAAAGCTTTCAATCTCACGGGTGTAAGCATTGCCAAAGGTCACCTCCAACTCTTCTCCCCTGGTATCCTTCGTATCCTGTGTCGCATCATAGCCGCCCACATCACCCAGGAACAGCGCGTCTACCGTACCGCCGTCCACCTGGCCGATGATGGAGTCGCCCATCATACGTCCTCTGGTTCCAAAGAATTCCAGACGCCATTTTGCCGCGTCATCCGGGATGTTGAAATTGGACTGAACCACACACTGGGCCCCGTTCTCCAGGCGCATCAGCACGATAGAGGAATCCTCCACCTCGTACTGGAAGGTCAGCGTGTCATGCATGGCAGTGACCTGCTTAACCTTGCTTCCTGTAATGTACTGCACCAGATCGATACAGTGAACGCCCATATCCATCAAAGCGCCGCCGCCGCCCTGCTTCTTCTGCTGCCGCCAGTTACCGGGCATATCCGGATACCAGCAGGTGAACTGAGAATAGGAGGAAACCACATCACCGATTTTGCCTGCCTGGATGTCCTTCTTCATTTCCTGGACATAGGCACCAAAACGCATCATGAAGCCGGCGGCGATCTTAACGCCTTTACTCTCGCAGTATGCAACAACCTTTTCGCCTTCTGCGCTGGTCATGGCCAGCGGTTTTTCGATCAGGATATGCTTGCCCGCATCGGCCGCTGCCATCGCCTGCTGTGCGTGAAGCACAACCGGAGACGCGATGTATACCGCATCAACCTCCGGGTCCTTCAGCAGCGCCTCCGCTGAATCATATGCTCTCTTGGCATTATATTTGGCGCGGAGCTTTTCTGCGAACTCCATATTAATTTCCATAACCGCTACAAGTTCAGCGTTATACGCCTCCATCATGCCAGGTATAGTCCTGCGGTCGGCAATGCCTCCCGCGCCGATTACGCCCCAACGTAACTTTTCCATCGCGTTACTCCTTTCCAGACCTCTGCCTGAGGATTATTTCAGATGTTTGTCATGAATAGATACGAATGCATCGATCACTCTCTGAATGTGTGATTCTTCCCAGGTAGGATGCAGAAACAGGTTCACTGTGCGCGCACGCAGGGATTTTGCCACTTCGCATACGCAATTGTCATAGGACAGGCCTTCTCTCGCATATTCTTTGGAGTGGAACGGGAACTTAGCAGTACCAAATCCGTTCATCTCACGGTAAGCCTTCTCCTCATACGCCTCTGGCCACTGGATTCCATAGCAGGGAATCTTCAGGGCAATCAGCTCTTTTACGAATTCAGGCGCAGTAATATCCAGAGCGTCCAAATTCAGAGTTACAGGATACCACCAGTATGCGTTCTCCCGCTCAGCGGTGTTAACCGGAAGCTTAGCAACGCCCTTCAGGCCGCCCAGAGCTTTGTCATACATAGCCGCATATTTTTTCCTGCGCGCCATGTTCCAGTCGTCAAAACGGGCCAGCTCATTCAGGCCGATCTGGCTCTGAATCTCCGTCATACGATAGTTAAATCCAACTCTCGTATGGATATAGGGAAGTTTCTCCTCCAGCGCCAGCATGTTCATACGTGTTCTCACGTCATAGCCGTGATCACGGAAAGACCGTGCTTCCCAGCCCACGTCTTCGTTGTTGGTCAGAACCATTCCGCCTTCGCCGCCGGTGGTGAAATGTTTGGACTGGCAGAAACTGAAGCAGCCTACATCACCGATGGTACCGCACATTTTGCCATTATATTTTCCGCCAATACACTGAGCGGAATCCTCAATTACATACAGGTTATGCTTTTTAGCCACTTCCAGGATTCTCTTCATATCACATACAACGCCGTACAGATGAACACATACGACACCCTTTGTACGCGGTGTGATCTTTCTCTCCATATCCTCAGGATCGATCGTGTGATCTTCCGTCACATCACAGAATACCGGAATCGCGCCGGCCTGAACGATCGCAAAGGAAGAAGCGATAAAGGAATAAGAAGGAACAAGCACTTCATCCCCAGGCCCGATTCCCAGGCTGGAAATACCGATGTGAAGCGCTGCCGTACCGTTGGTACAGGAAATTGCCATCTTGGCGCCTGCCCAGGCTGCGAATTTCTCTTCAAATTCCATACCCTTTTTGCCGGTCCAGTAGCTCACCAGTCCACTGTCCAGAATATCCACAATGTCTTTTCTGCTCTGCGGGTCAAACTGCGGCCACATCGGGAAACCTAATTCTTCCACGCCTGCACCGTTCATTGCCATTTCTTTTTCCTCACCCATAATGCCACCTCTTTCATTAATTATATGATTGCTTGAATCATTCTCTTGTTTACAGTCTCATCATAACCGATAGGAATTAATTTGTCCACTGAATTAATTAATATTTTTATTATTTTTATTTTCGGTCAAAGATCTCCGTAATCACTGGAAAAATCCCGGATTTTCAAAAGCTGTACTTATGAAAATCCGGGATCTCTCCCAGTTGATTATAATGGCCCCGGCTGATTCGGTTACTGGTTCTGAAGCTCGTTCAGATTCTCCAGAAGCTTTCCTTCAAAAAGGACATTCAGCACGCAGCAGATACTGCCGTACAAGGACGCCTCGTCTGAAAAAGAGGACTTAATCACCCGCACCTCTCCTCTTTTAAATACCTTCTTAGAATTAACGTTTTCCTCCAGGTACCGTATGTACCTGTCCGGGATCAGATACCCGCCGTGCCCCAGTATGATTGCCTGACAGTTCAGCATGTTCACAACAGATACCAGCGCATAGGACAGTTTATCCATTACACTCTTAAAGACCTGATCCACCTCCTGCTGATTCCCGATGCTGCAGAACTGCTGGAAGGTATACCGCTGTCCCACCGCCTCCTGAAGCTTCTCTTCAATCCGCGGAATGCTGGCATACATCTCCAGGCATCCCCTGTTGCCGCAGGCACAGGGTTTGCCATTGTAGTCAATGCTGATATGCCCGATCTCACCGGCCAGCCCGTTGTTCAGCTGATAGATTTCGTCATTGGTGACAATGCCGCCGCCGATACCGTTCGTCAGGCCCACATATACGAAATCGTGATACATCTGACCATGCCCGTACAGCTTTTCTGCCAGCGCAGAAGCATTCATGTCATTATTGACATAGACCGGAAGGTGGAATTTTTCTTCTATAAAATCCCGCAGAGGCATGTCATGGATATCCCAAAAATCAATAACCTTCATCAAAAGTCCCTGCTCCACGTCCCATTGCCCGATGGAGGATATGCCGATACCCAGAATATTCTCCTCGTGCTGCAGGATTTTCCGGATCAGCAGAGAGACTTTATCCAACAGAGATTCGTTATTTTCATTCTCTAATTTCTCCTCATAGCGCTCCACGATGTTCAGCTGCATATCAGAAAGCACGGCTGTGCAGGAATCTCTGGTGATCTGGACCCCAATCACCTTCGGAGCCTTGGTCGAGATCTCCAGAATGATCGGAT includes:
- a CDS encoding sugar phosphate isomerase/epimerase family protein; this translates as MNKIGVMLEAFHTDIPTAISLARKAGAEGVQFYAGTGPLDCDRCTAEDRRAFYRTLLRNELEISALCADLGGHGFTRPAGNLERLEKTGRMLAWANELGCHTATTHLGVIPDGDGPVRRTLKEACLRLNELGERYDVHLAIETGPEPIAVLSGFLEETGCPFIGINYDPANLVMVTGDDPVAGVAAAGSRIVHTHVKDGKMLKKTDPEIIYRFLAEGGIEDFRLGDYFQETPLMEGQVDLPAWYRALKAAGYTGYLTIERETAADPGDSYREILRCIEVIRSFSGC
- a CDS encoding ROK family transcriptional regulator — protein: MPREDTQSQQKMKEHNSMLLLNMIRREAPISRAELACRTRLSPTTVSMLVEELLEKKWVVETGAGSSGSRGRKPIMLEINGKGGCIVTVEIVSNGCICSLYDFCLRKLRSVRMKQSGQMSRDIIEEIRVLLHEQRVALSRLVAISIIFPGIFEAETGHILFSSVIPTELLERDLPDKIRKGFPKVRVIMDNDTRMMTLAESFSEGYVPGTNMLAINIDEGISAGVILKDEYDDIKICNALEAGHIVIERNGRKCKCSNQGCLEAYCSVNALLRDLNEQAGVELPYEDVWGSEVNAESLAKAAGLYQAGDPGVRKVMGEYIFNLCCGLFSIANLFDVRAIHIGGRIMALGEHFLDEVRKTLAEQFRFVKSGEVVIEQSHSGYETIRQAAVRTAMDLVFSSH
- a CDS encoding Gfo/Idh/MocA family protein encodes the protein MEKLRWGVIGAGGIADRRTIPGMMEAYNAELVAVMEINMEFAEKLRAKYNAKRAYDSAEALLKDPEVDAVYIASPVVLHAQQAMAAADAGKHILIEKPLAMTSAEGEKVVAYCESKGVKIAAGFMMRFGAYVQEMKKDIQAGKIGDVVSSYSQFTCWYPDMPGNWRQQKKQGGGGALMDMGVHCIDLVQYITGSKVKQVTAMHDTLTFQYEVEDSSIVLMRLENGAQCVVQSNFNIPDDAAKWRLEFFGTRGRMMGDSIIGQVDGGTVDALFLGDVGGYDATQDTKDTRGEELEVTFGNAYTREIESFSDSILNGKPLEVPASDAVYVQKVIEAAYQSNDEKRTIDL
- a CDS encoding DegT/DnrJ/EryC1/StrS family aminotransferase produces the protein MGEEKEMAMNGAGVEELGFPMWPQFDPQSRKDIVDILDSGLVSYWTGKKGMEFEEKFAAWAGAKMAISCTNGTAALHIGISSLGIGPGDEVLVPSYSFIASSFAIVQAGAIPVFCDVTEDHTIDPEDMERKITPRTKGVVCVHLYGVVCDMKRILEVAKKHNLYVIEDSAQCIGGKYNGKMCGTIGDVGCFSFCQSKHFTTGGEGGMVLTNNEDVGWEARSFRDHGYDVRTRMNMLALEEKLPYIHTRVGFNYRMTEIQSQIGLNELARFDDWNMARRKKYAAMYDKALGGLKGVAKLPVNTAERENAYWWYPVTLNLDALDITAPEFVKELIALKIPCYGIQWPEAYEEKAYREMNGFGTAKFPFHSKEYAREGLSYDNCVCEVAKSLRARTVNLFLHPTWEESHIQRVIDAFVSIHDKHLK
- a CDS encoding ROK family transcriptional regulator, coding for MAVISRGENQQLSKFHNRGLILKLICTNKGITRVQLTEMTNLAKMTITNIVTELIRSGVITEGIEKMNDNVGRNPIILEISTKAPKVIGVQITRDSCTAVLSDMQLNIVERYEEKLENENNESLLDKVSLLIRKILQHEENILGIGISSIGQWDVEQGLLMKVIDFWDIHDMPLRDFIEEKFHLPVYVNNDMNASALAEKLYGHGQMYHDFVYVGLTNGIGGGIVTNDEIYQLNNGLAGEIGHISIDYNGKPCACGNRGCLEMYASIPRIEEKLQEAVGQRYTFQQFCSIGNQQEVDQVFKSVMDKLSYALVSVVNMLNCQAIILGHGGYLIPDRYIRYLEENVNSKKVFKRGEVRVIKSSFSDEASLYGSICCVLNVLFEGKLLENLNELQNQ